From Carya illinoinensis cultivar Pawnee chromosome 5, C.illinoinensisPawnee_v1, whole genome shotgun sequence, one genomic window encodes:
- the LOC122309033 gene encoding cysteine-rich receptor-like protein kinase 3 isoform X1 has translation MSNPSFLVSTILCLFFFVNRCLSDPRATEAARVCSNRTAPTAERRTFVASFLESMDTVTPLIATQRYAAVVNGTGNNTVYAFGECMKDLSQTDCNVCFAQCKTQVLRCLPFQLGTRGGRLFYDGCFLRYDDYYFFTETVSLEDRTVCATKDFVGNDTVFSSNVKHLVRNLSVVAPKNDGFSVGSVTKGNITVFGLAQCWELVNGTACAECLANASAKIGSCAPKEEGRALNAGCYLRYSTQKFYFNSSEPVEESNRGRHLAVTLAATSSAFAFVLVIATVVFIVRKNVLKKRRERKQLGALLTTVNNSRLNFSYEILERATNYFHDSNKLGQGGSGAVYKGVLPDGKVVAIKRLFFNTRQWVDHFFNEVNLISDIHHKNLVKLLGCSITGPESLLVYEYVPNQSLHDYFSGKKNVQMLRWELRYKIILGTAEGLAYLHEESRIRIIHRDIKLGNILLDEDFAAKIADFGLARLFPEDKTHISTGVAGTLGYMAPEYVVRGKLTEKADIYSFGVLVIEVVCGKRNNAFSQSSYSLLQMVWNLHGTGRLSEAVDRDLEGMFQEEEASRLLKIGLLCVQASAELRPAMSTVVKMLTDSHEISQPTQPPFLNSSIAEIHQYIPPKTYSFEPGSQSHSSGNNMTESEIVPR, from the exons ATGTCTAATCCGTCCTTTCTTGTCTCCACAATCCTAtgcttatttttctttgtaaatcGTTGTCTCTCCGATCCCAGAGCTACAGAGGCTGCTCGCGTATGCTCCAACAGAACTGCCCCAACGGCAGAGAGGCGAACCTTCGTAGCGAGCTTCCTGGAATCCATGGACACCGTGACCCCTCTGATTGCCACCCAAAGATACGCGGCCGTTGTGAACGGCACTGGCAATAACACGGTTTACGCTTTTGGTGAGTGCATGAAGGATCTTTCACAAACGGACTGTAACGTCTGCTTTGCCCAGTGCAAGACCCAGGTCCTCAGGTGTCTCCCTTTTCAACTAGGCACCCGTGGCGGCAGGCTTTTCTATGACGGATGTTTTCTCAGGTACGATGACTACTATTTCTTTACAGAGACTGTGAGTTTGGAAGACAGGACCGTGTGTGCGACCAAAGATTTCGTTGGGAATGATACTGTTTTCAGCTCGAATGTTAAACATTTGGTGAGGAATCTGAGCGTGGTAGCGCCTAAGAATGATGGGTTCTCTGTGGGGTCTGTGACCAAAGGAAATATCACGGTTTTTGGTTTGGCTCAGTGTTGGGAACTTGTTAATGGTACTGCTTGCGCGGAGTGCTTGGCGAATGCGTCGGCTAAGATTGGGTCGTGTGCTCCAAAAGAAGAAGGAAGGGCCTTGAACGCTGGTTGTTACTTGAGGTATTCGACCCAAAAGTTCTACTTCAATTCGAGTGAGCCTGTTGAAGAAAGTAATCGAG GGCGCCACTTGGCTGTTACTTTGGCTGCAACATCTTCTGCTTTCGCTTTTGTGCTGGTTATAGCAACGGTTGTTTTCATTGTGAGGAAGAATGTGCTCAAAAAGAGGAGAG AGAGAAAGCAACTAGGTGCTCTCTTAACCACGGTGAACAACTCCAGActcaatttttcatatgaaattcTTGAAAGGGCCACAAATTACTTTCACGACTCCAATAAGCTGGGACAAGGAGGATCTGGTGCAGTTTACAAA GGAGTTTTGCCAGATGGGAAGGTTGTTGCCATCAAGAGGCTTTTCTTCAATACAAGGCAATGGGtggatcatttttttaatgaagtcaATTTGATCAGTGACATCCATCACAAAAATCTTGTTAAGTTGCTAGGATGCAGCATCACAGGCCCTGAAAGCCTTCTTGTTTACGAATATGTGCCGAATCAAAGCCTTCACGATTACTTTTCTG GTAAAAAGAATGTTCAGATGCTAAGGTGGGAGCTGAGGTATAAGATCATACTGGGTACAGCTGAAGGCTTAGCCTATCTTCATGAGGAATCGAGGATAAGGATCATTCATAGAGACATTAAATTGGGAAATATCCTGCTTGATGAGGACTTTGCAGCAAAGATTGCAGATTTTGGACTTGCTAGGTTATTTCCAGAAGATAAGACTCACATCAGCACTGGCGTTGCAGGCACACT AGGTTACATGGCTCCAGAGTATGTTGTTCGTGGCAAATTGACTGAGAAAGCAGACATTTACAGTTTTGGTGTTCTTGTAATTGAAGTTGTATGCGGAAAGAGAAACAATGCCTTCTCTCAGAGTTCATATTCTCTGCTACAAATG GTTTGGAACCTTCATGGAACTGGCAGGCTCTCTGAAGCTGTTGATCGAGATTTAGAGGGCATGTTTCAAGAAGAGGAGGCATCTCGATTGCTTAAAATAGGACTCCTATGTGTACAGGCTTCTGCAGAGCTGCGGCCAGCAATGTCCACAGTTGTGAAAATGTTAACTGATAGTCATGAAATTTCTCAGCCAACACAGCCTCCGTTTCTTAATTCTAGTATTGCAGAGATACACCAATACATACCACCTAAAACTTACAGTTTTGAGCCCGGGTCCCAGTCTCATTCTTCAGGGAATAATATGACGGAAAGTGAGATTGTGCCCAGATGA
- the LOC122309033 gene encoding cysteine-rich receptor-like protein kinase 3 isoform X2, which produces MDTVTPLIATQRYAAVVNGTGNNTVYAFGECMKDLSQTDCNVCFAQCKTQVLRCLPFQLGTRGGRLFYDGCFLRYDDYYFFTETVSLEDRTVCATKDFVGNDTVFSSNVKHLVRNLSVVAPKNDGFSVGSVTKGNITVFGLAQCWELVNGTACAECLANASAKIGSCAPKEEGRALNAGCYLRYSTQKFYFNSSEPVEESNRGRHLAVTLAATSSAFAFVLVIATVVFIVRKNVLKKRRERKQLGALLTTVNNSRLNFSYEILERATNYFHDSNKLGQGGSGAVYKGVLPDGKVVAIKRLFFNTRQWVDHFFNEVNLISDIHHKNLVKLLGCSITGPESLLVYEYVPNQSLHDYFSGKKNVQMLRWELRYKIILGTAEGLAYLHEESRIRIIHRDIKLGNILLDEDFAAKIADFGLARLFPEDKTHISTGVAGTLGYMAPEYVVRGKLTEKADIYSFGVLVIEVVCGKRNNAFSQSSYSLLQMVWNLHGTGRLSEAVDRDLEGMFQEEEASRLLKIGLLCVQASAELRPAMSTVVKMLTDSHEISQPTQPPFLNSSIAEIHQYIPPKTYSFEPGSQSHSSGNNMTESEIVPR; this is translated from the exons ATGGACACCGTGACCCCTCTGATTGCCACCCAAAGATACGCGGCCGTTGTGAACGGCACTGGCAATAACACGGTTTACGCTTTTGGTGAGTGCATGAAGGATCTTTCACAAACGGACTGTAACGTCTGCTTTGCCCAGTGCAAGACCCAGGTCCTCAGGTGTCTCCCTTTTCAACTAGGCACCCGTGGCGGCAGGCTTTTCTATGACGGATGTTTTCTCAGGTACGATGACTACTATTTCTTTACAGAGACTGTGAGTTTGGAAGACAGGACCGTGTGTGCGACCAAAGATTTCGTTGGGAATGATACTGTTTTCAGCTCGAATGTTAAACATTTGGTGAGGAATCTGAGCGTGGTAGCGCCTAAGAATGATGGGTTCTCTGTGGGGTCTGTGACCAAAGGAAATATCACGGTTTTTGGTTTGGCTCAGTGTTGGGAACTTGTTAATGGTACTGCTTGCGCGGAGTGCTTGGCGAATGCGTCGGCTAAGATTGGGTCGTGTGCTCCAAAAGAAGAAGGAAGGGCCTTGAACGCTGGTTGTTACTTGAGGTATTCGACCCAAAAGTTCTACTTCAATTCGAGTGAGCCTGTTGAAGAAAGTAATCGAG GGCGCCACTTGGCTGTTACTTTGGCTGCAACATCTTCTGCTTTCGCTTTTGTGCTGGTTATAGCAACGGTTGTTTTCATTGTGAGGAAGAATGTGCTCAAAAAGAGGAGAG AGAGAAAGCAACTAGGTGCTCTCTTAACCACGGTGAACAACTCCAGActcaatttttcatatgaaattcTTGAAAGGGCCACAAATTACTTTCACGACTCCAATAAGCTGGGACAAGGAGGATCTGGTGCAGTTTACAAA GGAGTTTTGCCAGATGGGAAGGTTGTTGCCATCAAGAGGCTTTTCTTCAATACAAGGCAATGGGtggatcatttttttaatgaagtcaATTTGATCAGTGACATCCATCACAAAAATCTTGTTAAGTTGCTAGGATGCAGCATCACAGGCCCTGAAAGCCTTCTTGTTTACGAATATGTGCCGAATCAAAGCCTTCACGATTACTTTTCTG GTAAAAAGAATGTTCAGATGCTAAGGTGGGAGCTGAGGTATAAGATCATACTGGGTACAGCTGAAGGCTTAGCCTATCTTCATGAGGAATCGAGGATAAGGATCATTCATAGAGACATTAAATTGGGAAATATCCTGCTTGATGAGGACTTTGCAGCAAAGATTGCAGATTTTGGACTTGCTAGGTTATTTCCAGAAGATAAGACTCACATCAGCACTGGCGTTGCAGGCACACT AGGTTACATGGCTCCAGAGTATGTTGTTCGTGGCAAATTGACTGAGAAAGCAGACATTTACAGTTTTGGTGTTCTTGTAATTGAAGTTGTATGCGGAAAGAGAAACAATGCCTTCTCTCAGAGTTCATATTCTCTGCTACAAATG GTTTGGAACCTTCATGGAACTGGCAGGCTCTCTGAAGCTGTTGATCGAGATTTAGAGGGCATGTTTCAAGAAGAGGAGGCATCTCGATTGCTTAAAATAGGACTCCTATGTGTACAGGCTTCTGCAGAGCTGCGGCCAGCAATGTCCACAGTTGTGAAAATGTTAACTGATAGTCATGAAATTTCTCAGCCAACACAGCCTCCGTTTCTTAATTCTAGTATTGCAGAGATACACCAATACATACCACCTAAAACTTACAGTTTTGAGCCCGGGTCCCAGTCTCATTCTTCAGGGAATAATATGACGGAAAGTGAGATTGTGCCCAGATGA